The Martelella endophytica genome contains the following window.
CACGAACCGGTTGCAGCCGATGCGTTGCGGTCCGTTCTCAGCGACGCCGCCGAACTCGCTGATCCGGCTTCGTTTCCGGCTTTCCGGCGGCGAGAAAATCCGTCTTCGCCAAGCGAAGCACCGAACCCATATCCGCACCAGAGAACCGACTCAGAAACCGGACCCGACCGAGCGTTTCAGGGCGAATCGCCCCTGCCGTCGAGAACACTATATATGCTACCTGAAACACTCAGACCGTCAATATATAGTTTGCCGGGGGCGGCATTTCCACATCCATTATGGTCAATGATTGGTGAAGAAACGGCCTTGACATCGAGGCCCGGAGCAGGCGCGCCGCCGGAAAAAAATGCCGCTGCGCAACAGCGTGGAAAAGTGATTCCCGTCTTGAGGTGAGGATGCGGGTTTCGGGGGGTATTGTGCCACCAACCGCAGGTAGAAGTTGCCCGGCAGGCTTCATTCGTCCTCGCTTTCCACAGATGCGTCAAAGACACAAGGGTGAGCGCGCGAGATGACGTAATGACAATAACGTAAAAGTAATCTTGACAGGCGAAAGTCGCCGCTATTCATTCAAGGAGATACTAAATTAATGCATTCGCCCGGGACATTTCCCCGGAGCAATGGCGTCCGCTGCCGATTTGGGCCGGGCGAGGGAGGAAACGGCGGACCCGAACCCGCTCAGCACAGGCGCCGCGCCGTATTGACCCGGCTCCAGCCTGCCGGCGGGAGGACTGAATGCCTTTCAAACAAAAAAATTGAGCAATTTATGATTAATCACAGCAGCCCTCCCGTGTTTGACGGACACAACGACCTGCTCTTCAGGCTTCATCACCAGCAGATCGCGATCGAAGACGTGGTCAGCGGTCTGGCGAGCGGTCATCTCGATCTGCCGCGGGCGAAAGCTGCCGGTTTCGCCGGTGGATTCTTCGCGCTCTGGGTGCCGTCCACCCGCACCGGCTCAGCCGCCGAAGACAGCGATGACGCGCTGATGGCCGACATCCGTTACAACGTGCCGTTGCCCGGCATGGTGACCTGGGAAGAGGCGATCAGGGTGGTGGTCGAAGAGGTTGCCATCTTTCGCAAGCTCGCCGGATGCGGCGTTCTGACCCCCTGCACAAGCGTTGCCGAGATCGAGGCGGCCATGACCGGAGAGACGCTCGCCGCCGTCCTGCACATGGAGGGCGCGGAAGCCATCGATCCCGAATTTGCGGCGCTCGAGGTGCTCTATGCCGCGGGGCTCCGGTCGCTCGGGCCGGTGTGGAGCCGGCCGACGATCTTCGGCCACGGCGTGCCCTTCCGCTTTCCCTCGACCGGCGACATCGGGCCCGGCCTCACCGATCTCGGCAAGGCGCTGGTGCGCGAGTGCAACCGGCTGAAGATCATGCTCGACGTCTCGCATCTCAACGAAAAGGGCTTTGACGACGTCGCGGCGGTCACGGATGCGCCGATCGTTGCCACGCATTCCAATGCCCATGCGCTGAGCTCGCATGCTCGCAATCTCACCGATCGCCAGCTTGCCGTGATCGCCGAGAGCGACGGAATGGTGGGCCTCAACTTCGCCACCGCCTTCCTGCGGGCCGACGGACGAATGGCGCCGAACATGTCGATCGCGGTGATGATCCGCCATCTCGACCACCTTATTTCCGTGCTCGGCGAAGACCGGGTCGGGCTCGGTTCCGATTTCGACGGTGCCATCGTGGCGGACGGCATCGCCGACGTGACAGGGCTGATAGCGCTAAGGCAGGCGATGCGCGATCACGGT
Protein-coding sequences here:
- a CDS encoding dipeptidase, translated to MINHSSPPVFDGHNDLLFRLHHQQIAIEDVVSGLASGHLDLPRAKAAGFAGGFFALWVPSTRTGSAAEDSDDALMADIRYNVPLPGMVTWEEAIRVVVEEVAIFRKLAGCGVLTPCTSVAEIEAAMTGETLAAVLHMEGAEAIDPEFAALEVLYAAGLRSLGPVWSRPTIFGHGVPFRFPSTGDIGPGLTDLGKALVRECNRLKIMLDVSHLNEKGFDDVAAVTDAPIVATHSNAHALSSHARNLTDRQLAVIAESDGMVGLNFATAFLRADGRMAPNMSIAVMIRHLDHLISVLGEDRVGLGSDFDGAIVADGIADVTGLIALRQAMRDHGFGEPLIAKLCNGNWMRVLRRTWGE